The following coding sequences are from one Brienomyrus brachyistius isolate T26 chromosome 15, BBRACH_0.4, whole genome shotgun sequence window:
- the LOC125709239 gene encoding receptor activity-modifying protein 3-like, translated as MDTNTYLVLKLYVVGIMVNTLMTTGLSATEHIDTRPKIRSSRCNETTLLMEMERCGDQFKKHMLRVDQMKWCNLTHFISDYNIFSYCTEQSSESMGCYWPNPLVESYIIRIHKLFFSNCTLDHIIWVDPPDHMLIILIFFPVFLTLAMIALVVWCSRRSDTFA; from the exons ATGGATACAAATACTTACCTTGtgttaaaactttatgttgtaGGAATCATGG TAAACACTTTGATGACGACGGGGCTGTCAG CAACAGAGCACATCGACACAAGGCCCAAAATAAGGAGCAGCAGGTGTAACGAGACGACGCTGCTAATGGAAATGGAGCGGTGTGGCGATCAGTTTAAAAAGCACATGCTGAGGGTGGATCAAATGAAGTGGTGCAACCTAACACATTTTATCAG TGATTACAACATCTTCTCATACTGCACGGAGCAGAGCTCTGAAAGCATGGGCTGCTACTGGCCCAACCCTCTAGTGGAGAGCTACATCATCCGCATCCATAAGCTGTTCTTCTCAAACTGCACTCTTGACCACATCATCTGGGTCGATCCACCAGACCACATGCTTATCATCCTCATCTTTTTCCCGGTCTTCCTCACTCTGGCTATGATCGCACTGGTGGTGTGGTGTAGCCGGCGTAGTGACACTTTcgcctaa